The Verrucomicrobium spinosum DSM 4136 = JCM 18804 genome includes a region encoding these proteins:
- a CDS encoding peptidylprolyl isomerase, translated as MKYRPLLLSLTLALTLSAVSSAVAQSSNGIAVVVNGKVVTKSEVKEAVEAQEQLIRMTVRDPNEQTARLAQLREGALYALIERQLVLSEFDKLGGSIKPQYIDDDINGIVRDNFEGNREKFLMELAKTGMTLKKFREQRQKMMVVSVLRARQTKDLAPPTPAQVEEFYRKNADKFRDKDYIKFSTITIPKYPIGNVGASPESQKKLAEEIRGKVTNGSDFANLAKTYSQDSRAESGGDWGLQERATLSREIAEVAFALKVGGVSRVVEIGGNYMIIYCEAKQPGNMEPLEKVRPQIEKFIQSEQGRNAVNRWLSGLASKAIIQPDSVRKGFLAWLSKQSDLVQP; from the coding sequence ATGAAGTACCGTCCCCTCTTATTGAGCCTGACCCTGGCGCTCACCCTGTCTGCCGTGAGCTCTGCCGTGGCCCAAAGCTCCAACGGCATCGCGGTGGTGGTGAACGGCAAGGTCGTCACCAAATCTGAAGTGAAGGAGGCGGTGGAAGCTCAGGAGCAGCTCATCCGCATGACCGTGCGTGACCCCAATGAGCAGACCGCCCGGCTTGCCCAGCTCCGTGAAGGCGCGCTCTACGCGCTGATCGAGCGCCAGCTGGTCCTCTCAGAGTTCGACAAACTCGGTGGCTCCATCAAGCCCCAGTACATCGATGACGACATCAACGGCATCGTGCGCGACAACTTCGAAGGCAACCGCGAGAAGTTCCTCATGGAGCTGGCCAAAACCGGCATGACGCTCAAGAAGTTCCGCGAACAGCGCCAGAAGATGATGGTCGTCTCCGTGTTGCGTGCCCGCCAGACCAAGGATCTGGCTCCCCCCACACCCGCGCAGGTGGAGGAGTTCTACCGCAAGAACGCCGACAAGTTCCGCGACAAGGACTACATCAAGTTCAGCACCATCACGATCCCCAAGTATCCGATCGGCAATGTCGGTGCCTCTCCTGAATCCCAGAAGAAACTCGCCGAAGAGATCCGCGGCAAAGTGACAAACGGTTCGGACTTTGCGAATCTGGCCAAGACCTACTCCCAGGACAGCCGTGCCGAGTCCGGCGGTGACTGGGGCCTGCAGGAGCGTGCCACGCTGAGCCGCGAGATCGCGGAGGTGGCCTTTGCCCTCAAAGTGGGCGGAGTCAGCCGCGTGGTGGAGATCGGCGGCAACTACATGATCATCTACTGCGAAGCCAAGCAGCCCGGCAACATGGAGCCGCTGGAAAAGGTCCGCCCGCAGATCGAAAAATTCATCCAGAGCGAACAGGGCCGCAACGCCGTCAACCGTTGGTTGTCCGGTCTGGCCAGCAAGGCCATCATCCAGCCAGACTCCGTGCGCAAAGGCTTCCTGGCCTGGTTGAGCAAGCAGTCCGATCTGGTGCAGCCCTAA
- the mfd gene encoding transcription-repair coupling factor, which yields MAKEKELHVDEHHLAESLVKVAHGAKPFGTVWKALKSGGIILDHVAKEAWPFATALAAQALPKRRLWVVCPDARVQEQVQGELRVWGLPALFFPRLSQMGDAAGLPDPDALAERITALTRFSESMAGKGHGKGKARPGDSGEATGGDEGQPRVLVICADSLDEEVPALHELEAGKMSLQTGMKLDVEALLQDLGSAGYERVPVVTERGQVARRGGIVDVFSWQAEEPLRMEFFDDELESLRSFDIHTQTSVQRFQRMQLLLHSADTTGETTTVRQFIQEQDAVIALEVETLSPATVTITSGARADLAEEDFSTAIFENPLGVFHAGDFVVQEARREQFTRQVEDWRKQKWRVVMFFHNPGERERFEELVGGEWLQKHDLELALGLLHRGFVIPAAKLAVLTGAEVFGRYQNTRRFRGSKLDEAQVLRQARDHLRELREGDLVVHLDYGIGKYGGIEVREGARREEVMVIRYAEDAKVFVPVSQAHLVSRYVGVGSRAPTLNKLGDARWVKTRAQAEKSVEEFAAGMLSIAAQRQTLKGHAHPPDTKWQVEFEQSFLYRETPDQLKSIAEIKRDMEQEKPMDRLLCGDVGFGKTEVAIRAAFKAVMGGKQVAVLVPTTVLAQQHLATFKERMSDYPVTVEMLSRLTPAKREKEILKGVKDGTVDIVVGTHRVISKDVQFKQLGLAVIDEEQRFGVKHKERFKQLFRLVDVLTLSATPIPRTLYLGLVGMRDMSTLDTPPPNRHAVQTSVCGYDERIIRDAINKEIERGGQVFFLHNRVMDMEKMKAKLEALSPKARVVIGHGQMDETLLEDVMRRFIAGEADVLLCTTIIESGVDIPNANTIIIDRADRFGLADLYQLRGRVGRGGERAHAYLMLPRDLMTVGDARKRVTAIKQYTALGSGFKIAMRDLEIRGAGNLLGTEQSGHIFAIGFDLYCQMLKSATARLQGRRTPPPMEVSLRVDFLCMSEAQWLQEADGTPQKRVTAATAHRPPDRQKLVTANEWRIPCFIPQSYIEDARSRITAYRLLGEVLTRKELDTLERNWRDQYGPPPPAVENLLVCAGIKLAAAHASISAVEVKEGKLMLTRNGQYVLLSGKFPRLTANDPTLQLRESFHLLRSF from the coding sequence ATGGCCAAGGAAAAAGAGCTGCATGTGGACGAGCACCACCTGGCGGAAAGCCTGGTGAAGGTGGCCCATGGGGCCAAACCTTTCGGGACCGTTTGGAAGGCGCTGAAGAGTGGCGGGATCATTCTGGACCATGTGGCCAAAGAAGCCTGGCCCTTCGCCACGGCGCTCGCGGCCCAGGCTCTGCCCAAGCGGCGGTTGTGGGTGGTCTGCCCAGATGCCCGCGTGCAGGAGCAAGTTCAGGGGGAGTTGAGGGTCTGGGGTTTGCCAGCGTTGTTCTTCCCCAGGCTTTCCCAGATGGGAGATGCCGCAGGGTTGCCAGACCCCGATGCGCTGGCGGAGCGAATCACGGCCCTGACGCGCTTTTCCGAGTCCATGGCTGGAAAGGGGCATGGCAAGGGCAAAGCCCGGCCTGGCGACAGTGGGGAGGCCACGGGTGGCGACGAAGGTCAACCACGGGTGCTGGTGATATGCGCGGACAGTCTGGATGAGGAGGTGCCGGCGCTGCACGAGCTGGAGGCGGGCAAGATGTCCCTCCAGACCGGCATGAAGCTGGATGTGGAGGCCCTCCTGCAGGATCTGGGGAGCGCGGGGTACGAGAGGGTGCCAGTGGTGACTGAGCGTGGCCAGGTAGCCCGGCGCGGCGGCATTGTGGATGTCTTCTCCTGGCAGGCGGAGGAGCCGCTGCGGATGGAGTTTTTTGACGATGAGCTTGAGTCGCTCAGAAGTTTCGACATCCACACCCAGACCTCGGTGCAACGCTTTCAGCGCATGCAGTTGCTGTTGCACTCTGCGGACACGACTGGGGAGACGACCACGGTGCGGCAGTTCATTCAGGAGCAGGATGCGGTGATCGCCCTGGAGGTGGAGACGCTGTCACCCGCAACCGTTACCATCACCTCCGGGGCGCGTGCTGACCTGGCTGAGGAGGACTTTTCCACGGCCATCTTCGAGAATCCCCTGGGGGTCTTCCACGCGGGGGACTTCGTGGTGCAGGAGGCCCGTCGTGAGCAGTTCACCAGGCAGGTGGAGGACTGGCGCAAGCAGAAGTGGCGGGTGGTCATGTTCTTCCACAATCCCGGGGAGCGGGAGCGCTTTGAGGAGCTGGTGGGAGGGGAGTGGTTGCAGAAACACGACCTGGAGCTTGCCCTGGGCCTGCTGCACCGGGGGTTTGTCATCCCTGCCGCCAAGCTGGCTGTCTTGACCGGCGCAGAGGTCTTCGGTCGCTACCAGAACACGCGCCGTTTCCGCGGCTCCAAGCTGGATGAGGCCCAGGTGCTGAGGCAGGCGCGGGACCACCTGCGGGAGTTGCGGGAGGGGGATCTGGTAGTTCATCTGGACTACGGGATCGGGAAGTATGGCGGCATAGAAGTGCGTGAAGGCGCCCGCCGTGAGGAGGTGATGGTCATCCGGTACGCGGAGGATGCGAAGGTCTTCGTCCCCGTGTCCCAGGCTCATCTGGTTTCCCGTTATGTCGGGGTGGGGAGCAGGGCTCCCACGCTCAACAAGCTGGGAGACGCCCGCTGGGTGAAGACCCGGGCCCAGGCGGAGAAGAGCGTGGAAGAGTTTGCCGCCGGCATGCTCAGCATCGCGGCGCAGCGCCAGACGCTGAAGGGCCATGCCCACCCGCCCGATACCAAGTGGCAGGTGGAGTTCGAGCAATCCTTCCTCTACCGGGAGACGCCGGATCAGTTGAAATCCATCGCCGAGATCAAGCGCGACATGGAGCAGGAGAAGCCCATGGACCGCCTGCTCTGCGGGGATGTGGGCTTTGGCAAGACCGAGGTGGCGATCCGGGCGGCCTTCAAGGCGGTGATGGGGGGGAAGCAAGTGGCCGTGCTGGTGCCGACGACCGTGCTGGCCCAGCAGCACCTGGCCACCTTCAAGGAGCGCATGTCTGACTATCCCGTGACGGTGGAGATGCTCAGCCGCCTGACCCCGGCGAAACGGGAGAAGGAGATTCTCAAAGGAGTGAAGGACGGGACGGTGGACATCGTGGTGGGTACCCACCGCGTGATTTCCAAGGATGTGCAGTTCAAGCAGTTGGGGCTGGCGGTCATTGATGAGGAGCAGCGCTTCGGCGTGAAACACAAGGAGCGGTTCAAGCAGCTCTTCCGCTTGGTGGATGTGCTCACGCTCAGTGCGACCCCCATTCCCCGCACGCTGTACCTGGGTCTCGTGGGCATGCGGGACATGTCCACCCTGGACACCCCGCCGCCCAACCGGCACGCTGTGCAGACGAGCGTGTGCGGCTATGACGAGCGGATCATTCGTGATGCGATCAACAAGGAGATCGAGCGGGGCGGGCAGGTCTTCTTCCTCCACAACCGGGTGATGGACATGGAGAAGATGAAGGCCAAGCTGGAGGCCCTGTCGCCCAAGGCCCGGGTCGTCATCGGCCATGGCCAGATGGATGAGACCCTGCTGGAGGACGTGATGCGCCGCTTCATCGCCGGGGAGGCGGATGTGCTGCTCTGCACGACCATCATCGAGAGCGGGGTGGACATCCCCAACGCCAACACCATCATCATCGACCGCGCGGACCGGTTTGGCCTGGCGGACCTCTATCAGTTGCGCGGCCGGGTGGGACGCGGGGGCGAGCGGGCCCATGCCTACCTCATGCTGCCCCGCGACCTCATGACCGTGGGCGACGCGCGAAAACGGGTGACCGCCATCAAGCAGTACACCGCACTCGGCAGCGGGTTCAAAATCGCCATGCGGGATCTGGAAATTCGCGGAGCGGGCAATTTGCTCGGAACAGAGCAAAGTGGGCACATTTTTGCGATCGGCTTTGATCTATATTGCCAGATGTTGAAGTCCGCCACCGCCCGCCTCCAGGGCCGCCGCACCCCTCCGCCCATGGAGGTGAGCCTGCGTGTGGACTTCCTGTGCATGAGTGAGGCGCAGTGGCTCCAGGAGGCGGATGGCACTCCCCAAAAACGGGTGACCGCCGCCACGGCCCACCGGCCGCCTGATCGCCAGAAGCTGGTCACCGCCAACGAGTGGCGCATCCCCTGCTTCATTCCCCAGAGCTACATCGAGGACGCCCGCTCCCGCATCACCGCCTATCGCCTGCTGGGGGAGGTGTTGACCCGCAAGGAGCTGGATACCCTGGAGCGCAACTGGCGCGACCAGTACGGCCCGCCTCCTCCCGCTGTGGAGAACCTCCTCGTCTGCGCTGGCATCAAGCTTGCTGCTGCACATGCCAGCATTTCCGCAGTGGAGGTCAAAGAGGGCAAGCTCATGCTTACCCGAAATGGTCAATATGTCCTGCTGAGCGGCAAGTTTCCCCGTTTGACAGCGAATGACCCAACCCTACAATTGCGCGAGTCTTTCCACCTGCTGAGAAGTTTTTGA
- a CDS encoding 23S rRNA (pseudouridine(1915)-N(3))-methyltransferase RlmH, whose amino-acid sequence MKWQIISVGKPALPWARAGVEEYSKRLRRMAQVDMVTLKEGTPEQVGDRALEAAKDSWCIVLDEKGRHLTSMELAKWIEKQELSGRKRVSFLIGGADGHAPKVKAAANELWCLSAMTLQHEVALVLLLEQIYRGYSILRGDPYHRE is encoded by the coding sequence ATGAAATGGCAAATCATATCAGTGGGCAAGCCAGCTCTTCCCTGGGCCAGGGCGGGTGTGGAAGAATATTCCAAGCGTTTACGGCGCATGGCGCAGGTGGACATGGTCACGCTCAAGGAGGGGACGCCGGAACAGGTGGGGGATCGTGCGCTGGAAGCGGCCAAGGACAGCTGGTGCATCGTGCTGGATGAAAAAGGTCGTCATCTCACGAGCATGGAGCTCGCCAAGTGGATCGAGAAACAGGAGCTCTCCGGCAGGAAGCGGGTGTCCTTTCTCATCGGGGGGGCGGACGGACATGCGCCCAAGGTCAAGGCGGCTGCCAATGAGCTGTGGTGCCTCTCTGCCATGACCCTGCAACACGAAGTAGCACTCGTCTTGCTTTTGGAACAAATTTATCGTGGTTATTCGATCCTCAGGGGGGATCCTTATCACCGGGAATGA
- the rpsU gene encoding 30S ribosomal protein S21, giving the protein MPEIQVKKGEPVDRALKRLKTKLESEGILDEVRRLRAFETPKEKTRRKARAAAKRGKIRFRFSMHKPADKAAAAAEASAPAA; this is encoded by the coding sequence ATGCCAGAAATTCAGGTCAAAAAAGGTGAACCCGTTGATCGCGCCCTGAAGCGCCTCAAGACCAAGCTCGAATCTGAAGGGATTCTGGACGAAGTGCGCCGCCTTCGTGCTTTCGAAACGCCGAAGGAAAAGACCCGCCGCAAAGCTCGCGCCGCCGCGAAGCGTGGCAAGATCCGTTTCCGCTTCTCCATGCACAAGCCTGCTGACAAGGCCGCTGCTGCTGCTGAAGCTTCTGCTCCTGCTGCCTAA
- a CDS encoding SixA phosphatase family protein produces MMKYLTLIRHAKSSWDQAGLADHDRPLNERGVRNAPVVARFLARTYLGANGIPAIIPQPDRLVSSTALRARSTAELMLTDLGVDAGRLLLDGRVYHAEPRALLQVVREFDDAWNHVIMFGHNPGMSDFADQLLRRRAIDEMPTCAAAVIELPWETWGAATWNQARLIGYVTPKLIEKRFPDGHEPRPMEPPPDFRVNDPREGL; encoded by the coding sequence ATGATGAAGTATCTCACCCTGATCCGTCACGCCAAGTCAAGTTGGGATCAAGCCGGTCTCGCCGATCACGACCGCCCGCTGAATGAGCGGGGGGTGCGCAATGCTCCCGTGGTGGCGCGGTTTCTGGCGCGCACGTATCTGGGTGCCAACGGCATCCCGGCGATCATCCCGCAGCCGGATCGTCTGGTGAGCAGCACCGCCTTGCGGGCCCGGTCCACGGCCGAGCTAATGCTGACGGACTTGGGAGTGGATGCAGGCCGCCTACTGCTGGACGGCCGGGTGTACCATGCCGAGCCCCGGGCGCTGCTCCAGGTGGTGCGCGAGTTCGACGACGCCTGGAATCACGTCATCATGTTCGGGCACAATCCAGGCATGAGCGACTTTGCCGACCAGCTTCTACGGCGTCGGGCCATTGATGAGATGCCGACCTGCGCCGCCGCCGTGATCGAGCTGCCCTGGGAGACCTGGGGGGCTGCCACGTGGAATCAGGCCCGCCTCATCGGCTACGTCACCCCCAAGCTCATCGAGAAGCGCTTTCCGGATGGCCATGAGCCCCGCCCGATGGAGCCACCGCCGGATTTTCGCGTCAACGATCCCCGGGAGGGCTTGTAA
- a CDS encoding response regulator yields the protein MKPVTPEDSLRIFIVEDQEAILRLLSFYLRAKGHTVVSACDMDHARRTFPEGKWDLLICDKHLPDGDGWDLLFVGPHAPAPPYRVAMSGAATDRDVESALIDGCHHLPKPFGLEQLDSILEAAIFHRAGHAAAPAGDH from the coding sequence ATGAAGCCTGTCACCCCCGAGGATAGCCTTCGCATTTTTATTGTGGAGGACCAAGAAGCCATCCTCAGGCTCTTGTCGTTTTACTTGAGGGCCAAGGGTCACACCGTGGTTTCGGCCTGTGACATGGACCATGCCCGGAGGACCTTCCCTGAAGGTAAATGGGACCTGCTGATCTGCGACAAACATCTCCCTGACGGAGACGGATGGGACCTGCTCTTCGTGGGCCCACACGCCCCTGCCCCACCGTATCGCGTGGCCATGAGCGGGGCCGCCACGGATCGCGATGTCGAAAGCGCCCTCATCGACGGATGTCACCACCTGCCCAAGCCCTTTGGGCTTGAACAACTCGACTCCATTCTGGAAGCCGCCATCTTCCATCGGGCGGGTCATGCTGCGGCCCCGGCAGGGGACCATTGA
- a CDS encoding GNAT family N-acetyltransferase: protein MSHSDAVISAATFTSQTADASFRLRSAVCGDEAAVQALVFGVLRSYGLSPDPELTDADLADLEAAYALQGGRFTVLEAAFGGAGQNGWQIIGTVGLLPLPGHPAVGELRKMYLHPDWRGRGLGKRLLERALADAPELGFQEIVLETASVLAEAVALYRRYGFEPLDVLPGHAPAARCDMVLGRKV, encoded by the coding sequence ATGTCACACTCTGATGCCGTGATCTCCGCAGCCACATTCACCTCACAAACAGCCGACGCGTCCTTCCGGCTCCGTTCCGCCGTTTGCGGGGATGAAGCCGCAGTGCAGGCTCTCGTGTTTGGCGTCCTGCGATCTTACGGGCTGAGTCCTGATCCTGAACTGACGGATGCGGACCTGGCCGATCTTGAAGCTGCGTATGCCCTCCAAGGGGGCAGGTTTACCGTGTTGGAAGCTGCCTTCGGAGGGGCAGGTCAGAACGGCTGGCAGATCATTGGCACTGTCGGCTTGCTGCCTCTGCCCGGGCACCCGGCTGTGGGTGAACTACGCAAGATGTATCTGCATCCTGATTGGCGGGGGCGTGGACTGGGGAAAAGGCTGCTGGAGCGGGCGCTGGCAGATGCGCCGGAGCTTGGGTTTCAGGAAATCGTTTTGGAGACCGCCTCCGTCCTGGCTGAGGCGGTGGCCCTGTACCGGCGCTACGGCTTTGAGCCCCTTGATGTCTTGCCTGGCCATGCCCCGGCGGCGCGATGTGACATGGTGTTGGGGAGGAAGGTCTAG
- a CDS encoding FIST signal transduction protein, protein MPMDSAMDEALNSTAFAELVLGGFDEKAVQAAGERGRERLGGNATLAFIFCTCDYAGSLKDLIELVQIHARCPHVVGMSASGLVGVGREEEGEQGFSLLLLRLPHAEVMTASLDSDEDSSGEWLRTRQWNEGGCTGWVVLGNPLSLGEDWMSEWNTHVGRTATYGGLASGSFRAEDLFVFNEHGIQNATAVAVGFRGNVRLSGLVSQGCRPIGEPLTITRAEQNLIHQLASKSAYDQLQAAFHSLPETDREHAQGNILVGLAMTEYREDFHTGDFLVRSILGGDPNLGILAVGATPRTGQTLQFQLRDHEAADTELRELLLLKRRELAQSPFAGLLFTCGGRGEQLFGKPHHDAGLFRDAFGSVPMAGLFCNGEIGTVGERAYLHGFTAAGVMLVEGG, encoded by the coding sequence ATGCCGATGGATAGCGCGATGGATGAAGCCCTTAACAGCACGGCTTTTGCAGAGTTGGTGTTGGGTGGTTTTGACGAAAAAGCCGTCCAAGCCGCGGGGGAGCGTGGCCGGGAGCGACTGGGAGGGAACGCCACGCTCGCCTTTATTTTTTGTACCTGCGATTATGCCGGTTCGCTGAAGGATCTCATTGAGCTCGTCCAGATCCATGCGCGGTGCCCCCACGTGGTGGGCATGTCGGCGAGCGGACTGGTGGGGGTGGGTCGGGAAGAGGAGGGGGAGCAGGGCTTTTCCCTGCTGCTGCTACGTCTGCCTCATGCAGAGGTCATGACCGCCTCCCTGGACTCTGATGAAGACTCCAGCGGCGAATGGTTGAGGACACGGCAGTGGAATGAGGGCGGCTGCACGGGCTGGGTGGTGCTGGGAAACCCGCTGAGCCTGGGGGAGGACTGGATGAGCGAGTGGAACACTCACGTGGGCCGCACCGCCACCTATGGCGGGCTGGCCAGTGGCAGCTTCCGTGCCGAGGATCTCTTTGTGTTCAACGAGCACGGTATTCAGAATGCGACTGCCGTGGCCGTGGGGTTTCGAGGAAACGTACGCCTCAGCGGGCTCGTCAGCCAGGGCTGTCGCCCCATTGGGGAGCCCCTCACCATCACGCGGGCCGAGCAGAACCTCATTCATCAACTGGCGTCCAAGAGCGCGTATGACCAGCTCCAGGCCGCCTTTCACAGCCTGCCGGAGACAGATCGTGAACATGCCCAGGGCAACATTCTCGTCGGTCTGGCCATGACGGAGTATCGGGAGGATTTTCACACAGGTGATTTCCTCGTACGCTCCATCCTCGGTGGCGATCCGAACCTGGGTATTCTTGCCGTGGGTGCCACTCCGCGCACCGGGCAGACGCTGCAGTTTCAACTGCGCGACCATGAGGCCGCAGACACCGAGTTGCGCGAGCTCCTGCTGCTCAAGCGGCGCGAGCTGGCCCAATCTCCCTTTGCCGGCCTGCTCTTCACCTGCGGCGGCCGCGGCGAGCAGCTCTTTGGGAAACCGCATCACGATGCCGGTCTCTTCCGCGACGCCTTTGGCTCCGTCCCCATGGCTGGGCTCTTCTGCAACGGTGAAATCGGGACCGTTGGTGAACGCGCCTATCTGCATGGCTTCACCGCCGCAGGCGTGATGTTGGTGGAGGGGGGGTAG
- a CDS encoding CPBP family intramembrane glutamic endopeptidase, translating to MPSSSKHRDLLIISGFVLLVLLLGALLTPALFFPAQAVISADPQGGVAQLLGEKEFPSYFNRAALLAALIGLPFLLKALHMPFREIVGNVPFARGIRQFGTTFLVALLSVGVLAWVCLTFGVSRLKPAPDYLDFGSALASGLTVGILEEFLFRGVILVILCRSLGSRSGLFWTTAFFSILHFLKPPLDGALPNDQVTWFSGFWVITQLFRGFGLWQNVVGEFLVLAAVGWALGRARLGSGGLWYSIGLHAGWVFGMKYFSSLVFTTRILRNGELDPWLVRNTCRAIVSPVVGIVPLLIIFSTGMVAVWIASRKKEEKVLGA from the coding sequence ATGCCCTCTTCCTCGAAGCATCGTGACCTTCTCATCATCAGCGGCTTTGTGTTGCTGGTGCTGCTGCTGGGTGCCCTGCTCACGCCCGCGTTGTTTTTTCCCGCCCAGGCCGTCATCTCCGCCGACCCGCAGGGTGGGGTGGCCCAGCTCTTGGGGGAGAAGGAGTTCCCCAGCTATTTCAATCGAGCCGCACTGCTGGCGGCCCTGATCGGGCTGCCCTTCTTGCTCAAAGCGTTGCACATGCCGTTCCGCGAGATCGTGGGCAATGTGCCCTTTGCCCGCGGCATCAGGCAGTTTGGCACCACCTTCCTGGTCGCGCTCCTCTCCGTGGGCGTGCTGGCCTGGGTGTGTCTCACCTTCGGAGTCTCCCGGCTCAAGCCAGCGCCAGACTATCTGGACTTTGGCTCCGCCCTTGCCTCCGGGCTCACGGTCGGCATTCTGGAGGAGTTCCTCTTTCGCGGGGTCATCCTGGTCATTCTCTGCCGCTCCTTGGGGAGCCGTTCCGGCCTGTTCTGGACCACCGCCTTCTTTTCCATCCTGCACTTCCTCAAGCCTCCGCTGGATGGAGCGCTGCCCAATGATCAGGTCACCTGGTTCAGCGGCTTCTGGGTCATCACCCAGCTCTTCCGGGGCTTTGGCCTCTGGCAGAATGTCGTGGGCGAGTTCCTGGTGCTGGCCGCCGTCGGCTGGGCCCTGGGGCGCGCCCGGCTCGGCAGTGGCGGGCTCTGGTACAGCATCGGCCTTCACGCCGGCTGGGTCTTTGGCATGAAGTACTTCAGCAGCCTGGTCTTCACCACCCGGATCCTCCGCAACGGGGAACTCGACCCCTGGCTGGTGCGGAACACCTGCCGCGCCATCGTCAGCCCCGTAGTGGGCATCGTACCGCTCCTCATCATCTTCTCCACCGGCATGGTGGCCGTCTGGATCGCCTCGCGGAAGAAGGAGGAGAAGGTGCTTGGTGCTTAG
- a CDS encoding DUF2239 family protein, producing the protein MDPRFHSQSPVIAFAGHQRIATGPLSEVVLEAHPWTSRLDVGPVLVFDDVTSQIVEVDFRGSAADAANRLLPASVSPETPSEVAGEESTAEKRGPGRPKMGVVAREVTLLPRHWEWLNQQSGGASVALRKLVEDARKTHADRDRKRQAAEAVHRFLHALAGDLPQFEEVTRAFHAGDISRMTELMADWPEGVREHVERLVGRGGD; encoded by the coding sequence ATGGATCCTCGCTTCCACTCCCAATCACCCGTCATCGCCTTTGCCGGCCATCAACGCATCGCCACCGGCCCGCTTTCCGAAGTTGTCCTGGAAGCCCACCCCTGGACCTCGCGTCTCGATGTCGGCCCCGTTTTGGTGTTCGACGATGTCACGAGCCAGATCGTGGAGGTGGACTTTCGCGGCAGTGCCGCCGATGCCGCCAACCGTCTCCTCCCGGCCAGTGTATCTCCCGAAACTCCCTCCGAAGTTGCGGGAGAGGAAAGCACCGCTGAGAAACGCGGCCCCGGCCGGCCCAAGATGGGGGTCGTGGCCCGCGAGGTGACCCTCCTGCCCCGCCACTGGGAATGGCTCAATCAACAGTCCGGCGGAGCCTCCGTGGCCCTGCGGAAACTGGTGGAAGACGCCCGCAAGACCCACGCCGACCGCGACCGGAAACGCCAGGCCGCCGAGGCCGTGCACCGCTTCCTCCATGCGCTGGCCGGCGACCTGCCCCAGTTCGAGGAAGTGACACGCGCCTTCCATGCCGGCGACATCTCCCGCATGACGGAACTCATGGCCGACTGGCCGGAGGGCGTGAGGGAGCATGTGGAACGGTTGGTGGGGAGGGGGGGGGATTAG
- a CDS encoding sugar phosphate isomerase/epimerase family protein, translating to MNRRCFLQTSAAAAATLPGVSTFAQGGPLKVRIGLDHFAVRSTGWKAPQFIEYAGSQKVDTLFLSELLPFESFEDAYLKGLKEQADRAGLALYVGTSSVCPTSARFKDTFGTAEEHLALCIRVAKALGSPVARCYLGSNDDRKGDGGIQRHIESLLKVFQACKSRAHEAGIRISIENHAGDMQSHELKALIEAAGKDWVGANIDPGNATWVMEDPLRHLEVLGPYVNCSSVRDSMIWESENGATVQWTAIGEGIVDFKAYTKRFAELCPGVPLNIETISGFAKPLPFKKPEFLKELGYEKMPSEDLAAFEALARKGKPIPPFKAPNKEADIAYQKGEFERSVAALRTYGAGVNGGAR from the coding sequence ATGAACCGCCGCTGCTTCCTTCAAACCTCCGCTGCTGCTGCCGCCACGCTGCCTGGCGTATCCACCTTCGCTCAAGGTGGGCCGCTCAAGGTCCGGATCGGCCTGGACCACTTTGCGGTGCGGTCAACCGGGTGGAAGGCTCCTCAGTTCATCGAGTATGCCGGATCTCAGAAGGTGGACACCCTGTTCCTCTCGGAACTCCTGCCGTTTGAGAGCTTCGAGGACGCGTATCTGAAAGGGCTGAAGGAGCAGGCAGACCGCGCAGGATTGGCCTTGTACGTGGGGACCTCAAGCGTCTGCCCCACCTCCGCACGATTCAAGGACACCTTTGGCACCGCGGAGGAGCATCTCGCCCTCTGCATTCGCGTGGCCAAAGCGTTGGGCTCTCCGGTGGCGCGCTGCTACCTGGGCAGCAATGACGACCGCAAGGGGGATGGCGGCATTCAGCGGCATATCGAATCGCTGCTGAAGGTGTTCCAGGCCTGCAAGAGCCGGGCTCATGAAGCGGGCATCCGCATCTCGATCGAAAACCATGCGGGAGACATGCAGTCCCACGAACTGAAGGCGCTGATCGAGGCCGCCGGGAAAGACTGGGTGGGGGCCAATATTGACCCCGGCAACGCCACCTGGGTGATGGAGGATCCGCTGCGGCACCTGGAGGTGCTCGGGCCCTATGTGAACTGCTCCAGCGTGCGCGATTCCATGATCTGGGAGAGCGAAAATGGCGCGACGGTGCAGTGGACGGCCATCGGTGAAGGCATCGTGGACTTCAAAGCGTACACCAAACGGTTTGCCGAGCTTTGCCCGGGCGTCCCGCTCAACATCGAGACCATCTCCGGCTTTGCCAAACCACTGCCCTTCAAGAAGCCAGAGTTCCTGAAAGAGCTGGGCTATGAGAAAATGCCGTCAGAAGATCTGGCGGCGTTTGAAGCCCTGGCCAGGAAAGGGAAGCCCATCCCCCCCTTCAAGGCCCCCAACAAGGAAGCAGACATCGCCTACCAGAAGGGCGAGTTCGAGCGCAGTGTGGCGGCTCTGCGCACCTATGGAGCCGGTGTGAACGGCGGTGCCCGCTAG